The following proteins come from a genomic window of Yinghuangia sp. ASG 101:
- a CDS encoding helix-turn-helix transcriptional regulator produces the protein MKALGEFLRTRRARLRPGDVGLPPGSGRRVGGLRREEVALLAGVSVDYYVRLEQGRGVNPSAGVLAALGDALRLGRTERDHLERLARPKPPAVPPKTAVRPQLKAMIDAMPAMPAIVVDRLSNVLAWNAAALEAIADFEGGAHRNLARLYFLDPASRTYYADWESTARDAVALLRKASAEYADDTELAELVDELREACPDFVRFWDAHDVQARSHCAKTLNHPAAGRLLFSLEPLQLTGGDGQYVITCTPADPATADWLATRAAARAGTRESPGLPPQAPHSAPA, from the coding sequence GTGAAGGCGTTGGGAGAGTTCCTGCGGACGCGGCGGGCGCGGCTGCGGCCCGGCGATGTCGGGCTGCCGCCCGGCTCGGGCCGACGGGTCGGCGGATTGCGCCGCGAAGAGGTCGCGCTGCTGGCCGGCGTGAGCGTCGACTACTACGTCCGGCTGGAGCAGGGCCGCGGCGTGAACCCGTCGGCCGGCGTGCTGGCGGCCCTCGGGGACGCACTGCGCCTGGGCCGGACCGAGCGGGACCATCTGGAGCGGCTGGCCCGCCCCAAGCCGCCCGCGGTACCGCCGAAGACCGCCGTGCGACCGCAGCTGAAGGCGATGATCGACGCGATGCCCGCGATGCCGGCGATCGTCGTCGACCGGCTGAGCAACGTCCTCGCGTGGAACGCCGCCGCGCTCGAGGCCATCGCCGACTTCGAGGGCGGCGCCCACCGGAACCTGGCCCGCCTGTACTTCCTTGACCCGGCGTCCCGCACGTACTACGCGGACTGGGAGTCCACCGCGCGGGACGCGGTCGCCCTGCTCCGAAAGGCGTCGGCCGAGTACGCCGACGACACCGAACTGGCCGAGCTGGTGGACGAACTGCGCGAAGCCTGCCCCGACTTCGTCCGATTCTGGGACGCCCACGACGTCCAGGCCCGCTCCCACTGCGCCAAAACCCTCAACCACCCCGCCGCCGGCCGGCTCCTCTTCTCCCTGGAGCCCCTGCAACTCACCGGCGGCGACGGACAGTACGTCATCACCTGCACCCCCGCAGACCCCGCCACCGCGGACTGGCTCGCCACCCGGGCAGCCGCCAGGGCAGGGACCCGGGAGTCCCCCGGACTCCCGCCGCAAGCCCCGCACTCCGCGCCCGCCTGA
- a CDS encoding SDR family oxidoreductase, whose amino-acid sequence MTNRIALVTGATSGIGAAVAARLAADGASVALLARRRDRLGEVAGEITAAGGTALAVPADVTSEESVAAAAAEVRDRFGDIDLLVNNAGLMRVAPFADGSPGDWRRIVDVNLTGVVNVTHAFLPDLHRSAATRTTDLINVSSIAGVHVNPGMAAYGASKAAVSHLTRTLRAELAGAGIRVTNLEPGMIGGTELADDFPDDLRSRVDDLRATLPAVPVHEVADLVAYVVGRPRTVNLPHLVIQPSKEV is encoded by the coding sequence ATGACGAACCGAATTGCCCTTGTCACCGGCGCCACCAGCGGAATCGGCGCGGCCGTCGCCGCCCGTCTCGCCGCCGACGGCGCGTCCGTCGCGCTCCTCGCCCGCCGCCGCGACCGCCTCGGGGAGGTCGCGGGGGAGATCACCGCGGCCGGCGGGACGGCGCTCGCCGTACCGGCCGACGTCACCTCGGAGGAATCCGTGGCCGCGGCGGCCGCCGAGGTACGCGACCGCTTCGGCGATATCGACCTGCTGGTGAACAACGCCGGCCTGATGCGGGTCGCCCCCTTCGCGGACGGCTCGCCCGGCGACTGGCGCCGTATCGTCGACGTCAACCTGACCGGTGTCGTCAACGTGACGCACGCGTTCCTCCCGGACCTGCACAGGTCCGCCGCGACCCGCACGACCGACCTGATCAACGTGTCGTCCATCGCCGGCGTGCACGTCAACCCCGGCATGGCGGCGTACGGCGCCTCGAAGGCCGCCGTCAGCCATCTCACCCGCACGCTGCGCGCCGAACTGGCGGGTGCGGGGATCCGCGTGACGAATCTGGAGCCCGGCATGATCGGCGGCACCGAACTCGCCGACGACTTCCCGGACGACCTGCGGTCCAGGGTGGACGACCTCCGCGCGACCCTCCCGGCCGTCCCGGTACACGAGGTCGCCGACCTGGTCGCCTACGTCGTGGGCCGCCCGCGCACGGTGAACCTGCCGCACCTGGTCATCCAGCCTTCGAAGGAGGTCTAG
- a CDS encoding ATP-binding protein, producing the protein MSHRNSCDPMASSIGARGRTRRRTQEPPCLGAASPAKAERPSARRPGPPLRGGPGRADAPCGGPAREARSAAVEWELPRDPAAAAIARRRLGDHLAELGVSELIDDGRLLVSELVANALEHATGAISLRILRSDEGAHCEVVDGGPYRHAPPGQAPPAGPRHAAEDASESGRGLLLVAALAAAWGIEPRGAGKAVWFDLRSG; encoded by the coding sequence GTGTCCCACCGGAATTCGTGCGATCCCATGGCCTCCTCGATCGGCGCCCGCGGACGGACCCGGCGCCGTACCCAGGAACCGCCGTGCCTCGGGGCCGCCTCGCCCGCGAAGGCCGAACGCCCCTCGGCGCGGCGGCCGGGGCCCCCGCTTCGGGGCGGGCCGGGCCGTGCGGACGCGCCGTGCGGCGGTCCGGCCCGCGAGGCGCGCTCCGCAGCGGTCGAGTGGGAGCTGCCGCGCGACCCCGCCGCCGCGGCCATCGCCCGGCGGCGTCTCGGGGATCACCTGGCTGAACTGGGCGTTTCCGAGTTGATCGACGACGGCCGGCTGCTCGTCAGCGAACTCGTGGCCAACGCTTTGGAACACGCGACGGGTGCGATCTCGCTGCGGATTCTCAGGAGCGACGAGGGAGCGCACTGCGAAGTCGTCGACGGCGGCCCGTACCGGCACGCGCCCCCCGGACAGGCGCCGCCCGCCGGGCCGCGGCACGCGGCGGAGGACGCGTCCGAATCCGGACGCGGCCTGCTGCTGGTCGCCGCTCTCGCCGCCGCGTGGGGAATCGAGCCCCGGGGCGCCGGAAAGGCCGTCTGGTTCGACCTGCGCTCCGGATGA
- a CDS encoding DUF1116 domain-containing protein, whose protein sequence is MTVSENPADTRCSNDRALQRLYTADPVLVDVRPAIEALPGMTRDTVLVSGPPLPWSEYTGGQRRAILGGVVHEGLAADSDEAELLLSRGVVRVDGCHDFGCVGSVAGITTASMPVLVVEDAESGHRGHCTLFEGETRGRLNYGVFDPAVDANLRYLAEVIRPLLAAVVRASGGIPLKPIMERALRQGDELHSRTAASSLLFLRQIAPALLDLPPADARVLMAYLTAGDYFFLRPAMAASKSMADRMSGVRGSTVVTAMAFSCKEFGIRVAGLGNRWIRGPLPNVETSHFFPGFTRDDIEVMGGESVITEVCGLGAFAQANALSLQAYHGGSADSMIDRNLQMYEITAGEHPSFTLPVFGYRGSPAGIDVAKVAETGITPAMNVALAAKSGGQIGAGSFRAPLAPFARAAELLAASS, encoded by the coding sequence GTGACAGTATCGGAAAACCCCGCGGACACCCGGTGCTCCAACGACCGGGCACTGCAAAGGCTGTACACGGCCGACCCCGTGCTCGTCGACGTGCGCCCCGCCATCGAGGCCCTCCCCGGAATGACCCGGGACACCGTCCTGGTCTCCGGCCCCCCGCTGCCGTGGAGCGAGTACACCGGTGGCCAGCGCCGGGCCATTCTCGGCGGCGTGGTGCACGAAGGCCTCGCCGCGGACAGCGACGAGGCCGAACTCCTCCTGTCGAGGGGGGTCGTCCGCGTGGACGGCTGCCACGACTTCGGCTGCGTCGGCTCCGTGGCCGGCATCACGACCGCGTCCATGCCCGTGCTCGTGGTCGAGGACGCCGAGTCGGGCCACCGCGGCCACTGCACGCTGTTCGAGGGCGAGACGCGCGGGCGGCTCAATTACGGTGTCTTCGACCCGGCTGTGGATGCCAACCTGCGCTATCTCGCGGAGGTGATCCGCCCGCTGCTGGCCGCGGTCGTGCGCGCCTCGGGCGGAATCCCTCTCAAGCCGATCATGGAGCGGGCGCTGCGGCAGGGCGACGAACTCCACAGCCGTACCGCGGCGAGTTCCCTGCTCTTCCTCCGGCAGATCGCGCCGGCGCTGCTCGACCTCCCGCCCGCCGACGCCCGCGTGCTGATGGCCTACCTCACCGCGGGGGACTACTTCTTCCTGCGCCCGGCGATGGCCGCGAGCAAGTCCATGGCGGACCGCATGTCCGGCGTCCGGGGCTCCACCGTGGTGACGGCGATGGCGTTCTCCTGCAAGGAGTTCGGAATCCGCGTGGCGGGGCTGGGAAACCGCTGGATCCGCGGCCCCTTGCCAAACGTGGAGACCAGCCACTTCTTCCCCGGCTTCACACGGGACGACATCGAAGTGATGGGCGGCGAGAGCGTCATCACCGAGGTCTGCGGGCTCGGTGCGTTCGCCCAGGCGAACGCCCTCTCGTTGCAGGCGTACCACGGCGGCTCGGCGGACAGCATGATCGACCGCAACCTGCAGATGTACGAGATCACCGCGGGCGAACACCCCTCGTTCACCCTCCCGGTGTTCGGGTACCGCGGCAGCCCGGCGGGAATCGACGTCGCCAAGGTCGCCGAGACCGGGATCACGCCCGCCATGAACGTGGCACTCGCCGCGAAGAGCGGCGGCCAGATCGGCGCCGGATCGTTCCGCGCACCGCTGGCACCCTTCGCCCGCGCCGCCGAACTGCTTGCCGCTTCCTCGTGA
- a CDS encoding glutamine synthetase family protein, translating into MDTVYTMTAEHTTLARSLSERGVKYALAAWIDVLGRAKSKVVPVDHLPNLIAGSERYTPRGMGGLGRMNPVEDESVGLPDPSTLKILPWDRRVAWMVADLRQGGTTPFALCPRSVLKRQVAVAESMGFVAQLGVEPEFYVFKPESLSGDRLIPMALSEEIQPSPAYDVQSALDSMPFLDRVADYMRELDFGLFSFDAEGGEGQYEFDFAHAPLVETADRMTLFRLLVRQAAAECGLLATFMPKPTAELWGSGAHFNMSLEDQDGENLFRTDGTGPESWSKLAYQFTAGVLEHAPALTALANPTTNSYRRLVDSLADGQVSWAPTKISYGFNNRSCMLRLPANRPAIENRAVDSAANTYLVAAFMLAAGLDGIRRGLDPGDARDDIAYMAGIPTLPRTLADAVEAFEQDPLTHEVFHDDFIRDYSEMKRSEWLRDHLEVTDSERRAYLLNL; encoded by the coding sequence GTGGACACGGTGTACACGATGACCGCAGAACACACCACGCTCGCCCGGAGCCTGTCCGAGCGGGGGGTGAAGTACGCGCTGGCCGCGTGGATCGACGTGCTCGGCCGCGCGAAGTCCAAGGTCGTCCCGGTCGACCACCTCCCGAACCTGATCGCCGGTTCCGAGCGCTACACCCCGCGGGGGATGGGCGGCCTCGGCCGTATGAACCCCGTCGAGGACGAGAGCGTCGGGCTTCCCGACCCGTCGACCCTGAAGATCCTGCCGTGGGACCGCCGCGTCGCCTGGATGGTGGCCGACCTGCGCCAGGGAGGCACCACGCCGTTCGCCCTCTGTCCGCGGTCCGTGCTCAAGCGGCAGGTCGCGGTCGCCGAGAGCATGGGCTTCGTCGCACAACTCGGCGTCGAACCCGAGTTCTACGTCTTCAAGCCCGAGTCCTTGTCCGGCGACCGGCTGATCCCCATGGCCCTCAGCGAGGAGATCCAGCCGTCTCCCGCCTACGACGTCCAGTCCGCGCTCGACTCGATGCCGTTCCTCGACCGGGTCGCCGACTACATGCGGGAACTGGACTTCGGACTCTTCTCGTTCGACGCCGAAGGCGGCGAGGGCCAGTACGAGTTCGACTTCGCCCACGCGCCGCTCGTGGAAACCGCGGACCGCATGACCCTCTTCCGGCTCCTCGTGCGACAGGCAGCCGCGGAATGCGGCCTCCTGGCCACCTTCATGCCCAAGCCGACCGCCGAACTGTGGGGATCCGGCGCCCACTTCAACATGAGCCTGGAGGACCAGGACGGCGAAAACCTCTTCCGCACCGACGGCACCGGGCCCGAAAGCTGGTCGAAGCTGGCCTATCAGTTCACCGCCGGCGTCCTGGAACACGCCCCGGCACTGACCGCGCTCGCCAACCCCACGACCAACTCCTACCGCCGCCTGGTGGACAGCCTCGCCGACGGCCAGGTGTCCTGGGCCCCCACAAAGATCAGCTACGGGTTCAACAACCGGTCGTGCATGCTGCGTCTGCCCGCCAACCGGCCCGCGATCGAGAACCGCGCCGTGGACAGCGCGGCCAACACGTACCTGGTGGCCGCCTTCATGCTGGCCGCCGGACTCGACGGCATCCGGCGCGGACTCGACCCTGGGGACGCCCGCGACGACATCGCGTACATGGCCGGAATCCCGACGCTGCCGCGCACACTCGCGGACGCCGTGGAGGCCTTTGAGCAAGACCCGCTGACCCACGAGGTGTTCCACGACGACTTCATCCGCGACTACAGCGAGATGAAGCGCTCCGAGTGGCTGCGCGATCACCTCGAGGTCACCGACTCGGAACGCCGCGCCTACCTGCTGAACCTGTGA
- a CDS encoding gamma-glutamyl-gamma-aminobutyrate hydrolase family protein, translated as MTTVGITAGATRSQFAVSRHFVDAVLEAGGTPVLVPTSHGHHRALLRTVASVDALLVSSGGDIGPSLYGAATEATLDSVDLARDSLEILAVRTAIAQGIRVLGVCRGAELMAVATGGTLVQDLPAHGFPPHLATGHDRETAQLTHSVKVDPDSLAHRVIGKCDAVNSHHHQAISHPGKILVPSAWSEDGVIEAVEAERMLGVQWHPEIMHAHSGEHLGVFQWLVSGDRGLER; from the coding sequence GTGACGACCGTCGGCATCACCGCGGGGGCGACGCGGTCACAGTTCGCCGTCTCACGCCACTTCGTGGACGCGGTCCTGGAGGCCGGCGGGACACCGGTCCTGGTGCCGACGTCCCACGGCCACCACCGTGCCCTGCTGCGCACGGTCGCGTCGGTCGACGCGCTGCTGGTCAGCAGCGGCGGCGACATCGGCCCGAGCCTGTACGGCGCCGCGACCGAGGCCACCTTGGACTCGGTCGACCTCGCCCGCGACTCCCTGGAGATCCTCGCCGTCCGTACGGCGATCGCGCAGGGGATACGCGTCCTCGGGGTCTGCCGGGGAGCGGAGCTCATGGCGGTGGCCACCGGAGGCACGCTCGTCCAGGACCTCCCCGCTCACGGATTCCCGCCGCATCTGGCGACGGGCCACGACCGCGAAACCGCCCAGCTCACGCATTCCGTGAAAGTCGATCCCGACAGTCTGGCGCACCGGGTCATCGGAAAATGCGATGCCGTGAACTCACATCATCACCAGGCCATATCCCATCCCGGAAAAATCCTCGTGCCCTCGGCATGGAGCGAGGACGGGGTCATCGAAGCCGTGGAGGCGGAAAGAATGCTCGGCGTACAGTGGCATCCCGAGATCATGCACGCACACAGTGGAGAGCACCTGGGAGTTTTCCAATGGCTGGTCTCCGGTGACAGAGGACTGGAACGGTGA
- a CDS encoding purine-cytosine permease family protein → MKPRTGARRADTAQDAPPDDRAGRGALSIEQWGIDAIPEDEQNSHPRNLFTILSGGSLTFSVIIIGWFPISFGLSFWQAATAVIAGSAVGAALLAPMGLMGPRTGTNNPVSSGAYFGVAGRLIGSLLEATASLAFAALSIWTGGDALAGALSAFFGIEDSTVPRLVAYGVLSVIVALVSVLGHSCMVAAQRFMIPTAGLCLVVGLFVYGGDFDASYAGTHHDEFGSAPATWLVSAVLCASTVASYGAYAGDWTRHISRKLHADKSIARALFLGGLFGMGGPFMWGTFASAATVSGGHAETDTPFVLALVDGAPLWFVPALIYLGLASGTAQAVINTYGTGLDTSAIVPHLNRIQATLVACVCSTALVYIGFASDAVNSAVGVFLQLLASFTVPWIVIVIIGHFRRGGFYDRDALQVFNRGQRGGIYWFWHGFNLRGLLTWAVAVTSGLLFAGNTWFVGPGAGLVDGADIGFLTAGATAAAVYPLVLRIWPEPAAMCGPGAAGPAVTPPAIGPAYVGGSGPPHPGAHDGERT, encoded by the coding sequence GTGAAGCCACGCACCGGCGCTCGGCGGGCCGACACAGCACAGGACGCCCCACCTGACGACCGCGCCGGGCGCGGGGCCCTCAGCATCGAACAATGGGGCATCGACGCGATTCCGGAAGACGAACAGAATTCCCATCCCCGCAATCTGTTCACCATTCTCTCGGGCGGCAGCCTCACGTTCAGCGTCATCATCATCGGCTGGTTCCCCATCAGTTTCGGCCTGAGCTTCTGGCAGGCCGCCACGGCGGTGATCGCCGGATCGGCCGTCGGTGCCGCGCTGCTGGCGCCCATGGGTCTCATGGGTCCGCGCACCGGCACCAACAACCCCGTCTCCAGCGGGGCGTACTTCGGGGTCGCGGGCCGGCTCATAGGATCGCTCCTCGAAGCGACCGCGTCGCTCGCGTTCGCGGCACTCAGCATCTGGACCGGCGGCGACGCCCTGGCGGGCGCGCTCTCGGCGTTCTTCGGGATCGAAGACTCCACGGTCCCGCGGCTCGTCGCTTACGGGGTGCTCAGCGTGATCGTGGCCCTCGTCTCCGTACTCGGGCACAGCTGCATGGTCGCCGCGCAGCGCTTCATGATCCCGACCGCGGGGCTGTGCCTCGTCGTCGGCCTCTTCGTGTACGGCGGCGACTTCGACGCCTCGTACGCGGGCACCCACCATGACGAGTTCGGATCCGCGCCGGCCACCTGGCTGGTCTCGGCGGTGCTGTGCGCCTCGACGGTCGCGTCCTACGGCGCGTACGCGGGAGACTGGACCCGCCACATCTCCCGGAAGCTGCATGCCGACAAGTCGATCGCGCGGGCGTTGTTCCTCGGCGGGCTCTTCGGCATGGGAGGCCCCTTCATGTGGGGGACGTTCGCCTCCGCGGCCACCGTCTCGGGAGGGCACGCCGAGACGGACACGCCGTTCGTGCTGGCGCTGGTCGACGGTGCGCCGCTGTGGTTCGTCCCCGCGCTCATCTACCTCGGCCTGGCGTCCGGCACCGCCCAGGCGGTGATCAACACGTACGGCACCGGCCTCGACACCTCCGCCATCGTGCCGCACCTGAACCGGATCCAGGCCACGCTGGTGGCCTGCGTGTGCTCGACGGCGCTCGTGTACATCGGGTTCGCGAGCGACGCGGTGAACTCCGCCGTGGGCGTCTTCCTGCAACTGCTGGCGTCCTTCACGGTCCCGTGGATCGTGATCGTCATCATCGGCCACTTCCGCCGCGGCGGCTTCTACGACCGCGACGCCCTCCAGGTGTTCAACCGCGGTCAGAGGGGCGGCATCTACTGGTTCTGGCACGGCTTCAACCTCCGGGGCCTGCTCACCTGGGCCGTCGCGGTCACCTCCGGTCTGCTCTTCGCCGGCAACACCTGGTTCGTGGGCCCGGGCGCGGGGCTGGTGGACGGCGCGGACATCGGGTTCCTCACCGCGGGCGCCACGGCGGCGGCCGTCTACCCGCTCGTGCTCCGCATCTGGCCCGAGCCCGCGGCGATGTGCGGTCCGGGAGCCGCCGGCCCGGCGGTGACCCCACCGGCGATCGGGCCCGCGTACGTCGGCGGGAGCGGACCGCCCCACCCCGGCGCCCACGACGGCGAGCGCACGTAG
- a CDS encoding LacI family DNA-binding transcriptional regulator gives MPTTIHDVADAAGVSITTVSHVLSGRGRVSQKTRDLVLRKANELGYRANVHAQQLVTRRSRTLAVQIANSVEPTSANALVPNSEYFLEVLNGAMDAAAARSYALILVPPDVAVVNLREFAVDGLILVDPLGNESVFSDAWDSRTPVVTTGRPLDGRCRVDAVVDNDLSGAAMLMLDHLRAQGYRRPALITTEPVRSYTADILAGYRAWAASRGGEAVVVTVDERPSREDAGQALQTLLQRDDPPDVIFTSSEHLAVGVLQAAQRHGLRVPEDLGICSAVDSGLLQLITPQVTGMFVHPRQVGREAAKALVDLIEGSGAAASIEVPVRLNMRTSTNLAAGAAGT, from the coding sequence GTGCCCACCACCATCCACGACGTCGCCGACGCGGCCGGGGTGTCCATCACCACGGTCTCCCACGTGTTGAGCGGACGCGGTCGCGTATCCCAGAAGACGCGGGACCTGGTGCTTCGGAAGGCGAACGAGCTCGGGTACCGCGCGAATGTCCACGCCCAGCAACTGGTCACCCGCAGGAGCCGTACGCTCGCGGTCCAGATCGCGAACTCGGTCGAGCCCACCAGCGCCAACGCCCTGGTGCCGAACTCCGAGTACTTCCTCGAAGTCCTCAACGGAGCGATGGACGCCGCCGCCGCGCGTTCGTACGCCCTGATCCTGGTGCCGCCGGACGTCGCCGTCGTCAACCTGCGCGAGTTCGCGGTGGACGGCCTGATCCTCGTCGACCCGCTCGGCAACGAGTCGGTGTTCTCCGACGCGTGGGACAGCCGCACCCCCGTCGTGACGACAGGCCGCCCGCTGGACGGGCGCTGCCGCGTCGACGCGGTCGTGGACAACGACCTGTCGGGTGCGGCGATGCTGATGCTGGACCACCTGCGCGCGCAGGGCTACCGCCGGCCGGCGCTGATCACCACGGAACCCGTGCGCTCCTACACCGCGGACATCCTCGCGGGGTACCGGGCGTGGGCGGCCTCCCGCGGAGGAGAGGCCGTCGTGGTCACTGTGGACGAGCGGCCCAGCCGCGAGGACGCGGGGCAGGCACTCCAGACCCTGCTGCAACGCGACGACCCGCCCGATGTGATCTTCACCAGCTCGGAGCACCTGGCGGTCGGCGTCCTCCAGGCCGCTCAGCGCCACGGCCTCCGGGTGCCCGAGGACCTGGGGATCTGCAGCGCGGTCGACAGCGGCCTGCTCCAGCTCATCACGCCGCAGGTGACCGGGATGTTCGTGCATCCCCGCCAGGTCGGCCGCGAGGCGGCGAAGGCGCTGGTGGACCTCATCGAGGGGTCCGGCGCCGCCGCCTCGATCGAGGTGCCCGTGCGCCTGAACATGCGGACGTCCACGAACCTCGCGGCGGGCGCGGCCGGGACCTGA
- a CDS encoding flavodoxin family protein: MADAAVRGARKAGHDVETVHLSDYIEGMLGDCRQCRLADGSCGIKDNYEDLLVNRVVEADALIIATPLYWYGMSGRLKTFFDRFFCYTSNSSPHQDAVTKGLTNKRVAVVVSCEESYRGATVGLVTQFQEITRYLHQELVGVVIGVGNSRGEVASDPGRPLDAAEDLGRRLFDIRVTDYRIDTPRSNRVWATSPAAAGAHADDADDA; this comes from the coding sequence CTGGCCGACGCCGCCGTGCGAGGCGCCCGAAAAGCCGGCCACGACGTCGAAACCGTGCATCTCTCCGACTACATCGAGGGAATGCTCGGAGACTGCCGGCAATGCCGCCTGGCCGACGGCAGTTGCGGAATCAAGGACAACTACGAGGACCTTCTCGTGAACCGTGTGGTGGAGGCCGACGCGCTCATCATCGCCACGCCGTTGTACTGGTACGGGATGTCCGGGCGGCTCAAGACGTTCTTCGACCGCTTTTTCTGCTACACCTCGAACAGTTCCCCGCACCAGGACGCCGTGACCAAGGGCCTGACGAACAAGCGCGTCGCCGTGGTCGTCTCCTGTGAGGAGAGCTACCGCGGCGCCACCGTCGGGCTGGTGACCCAGTTCCAGGAGATCACGCGCTACCTGCACCAGGAACTGGTCGGCGTCGTCATCGGTGTCGGGAACAGCCGCGGGGAGGTCGCGTCCGACCCGGGCCGCCCCCTCGACGCGGCGGAAGACCTCGGCCGCCGCCTCTTCGACATCCGCGTCACGGACTACCGGATCGACACACCGCGGTCCAACCGCGTCTGGGCCACATCTCCCGCCGCTGCCGGTGCCCACGCGGACGACGCGGACGACGCCTAG
- a CDS encoding DUF4328 domain-containing protein → MSGLLSTAATARRATDWAVAGWFVPVANLWMPLRVAGDIVRGSEPHVGEVRRSEGQLLVFFWWLCFLGAQVCYVLGTIHRGHGGPDIGMPRLTDAPDFVGWETGDRLTGVAYALLVPAGILALMLVKRVREAQATARGTRPDTPPPPLP, encoded by the coding sequence GTGAGCGGGTTGCTTTCCACGGCGGCCACGGCGAGGAGGGCAACCGACTGGGCGGTCGCGGGCTGGTTCGTGCCGGTGGCGAACCTGTGGATGCCCCTGCGGGTCGCCGGGGACATCGTCCGCGGCTCCGAACCCCACGTCGGCGAAGTACGCCGATCCGAAGGGCAGTTGCTCGTCTTCTTCTGGTGGCTGTGCTTCCTCGGCGCGCAGGTGTGCTACGTCTTGGGAACGATCCATCGGGGCCACGGCGGTCCGGACATCGGCATGCCTCGGCTGACGGATGCCCCGGACTTCGTTGGTTGGGAGACCGGCGACCGGTTGACCGGGGTCGCCTACGCGCTCCTGGTGCCTGCCGGGATCCTGGCGCTGATGCTGGTCAAGCGCGTCCGCGAAGCCCAGGCGACAGCCCGGGGGACGCGGCCGGATACTCCACCGCCGCCACTGCCGTAG